The sequence TGGCCTGCATTGTGGCGTGTACCTGAGGATGTTCTGGTGGCCGTAAGCGAATGTGCTTGTTACGAGATGGCAGCGCAGCGGCCTGCACATCGGTGTCGACTTGGCTACCATGGGCCCCCTCGCAAGTTTTTTTGAACTGCTTGTAGAAGCCGGCCATGCCGGCTTTCTCCTTTGTGCAGTCCATGCGCTGAACTCCATGTCTTCCCGCAATACCTGGCTGGACCAGGTCAAAGGCCTCGCCTGTCTGCTGATCATCTGCCACCACCTGGCCTTTTATGGCCCTATGTCAGATGTGGTCAAACCCATGGCCACGGGCCTGATGGACTGGCTGTTTGAATACGCCCGCATGGCTGTGCAGGTGTTTCTGGTGCTGGGGGGCTATCTGGCTGCAGCCGGGCTGGCGCCGCAGGGCTTGACCCGTCACAGCCAGCTGCTGTCTTTGCTGGGCAAGCGTTTTGTGCGGCTGGTGCTGCCCTTTGCGGCGGCGCTGGCATTGACCATGCTGGTCACCGAGCTGGTGCGCAATATGGGGTTTGAGCATGCGTCCATGTCGGCGCCACCCACCTGGAGCCAGCTGCTGGCCCATTTGTTCCTGCTGCAGGGCGTGGGGGGCTGGGAGTCGCTGTCCGCCGGCGTCTGGTATGTGGCCATCGACTTTCAGCTCTATGCCCTGACGGCGCTGTGGATCTGGACCTGCCACCGCCTGCTGCGTGCGCCGCAGGCCGCCCGAAATGGCCAGCCCTTGCCCACGGGGTGGCACCGCTTCCCCCTGACGCTGGTGCAGCTGGGAGTGCTGGTGTTGACCCTGGTATCCCTGTGGGACTGGAACCGCGACAGCGAGTTGGACAACTGGGCAATTTATTTCTTTGGCACCTATGGCCTGGGCATGATGGCCTGGTGGGCCGCACACAGCGTGCACCCCATGGGGCGCTGGTGGTGGGCTGCCGGCATGATGCTGCTGGGTGCCGTGGCCCTGTGGGTGGAGTGGCGCACCCGCATTGCCCTGGCACTGGTTACGGCGCTGGTGCTGGCGCTGGCTGGCAGCGTGCGTTGGCCGGCGCGGGTGCGGAGCCTGAACTGCGCGCCGCTGCAGCAGCTGGGGCAGATGTCGTATTCGGTCTTCCTCATCCACTTTTGCACCAGCCTGCTGGTCAATGCCGTGTGGCATATGCTGTGGCCCGACAGCGTGGTGCTCAATGCCGTGGGCCTGCTGCTGGCGGTGCTGCTGTCCGTGGCGGCCGGTCACCTGCTCTACCAGGGCGTGGAAAGCCGCAGCGCCAACTGGCAGGAGCTGCTGCGTTGGCAGGCCGGCACCATGGGCGTAGGGGCCGCGGTGGCACTGAATTTGATTTGATGCCAACCCCTCCCTGAGGTGCTTGCGGCCCTCCTTCTGGGGGGCGCAGGCTCCAGGCCGACTCAGGCGTCCCGCATATGCTGTGCCAGGGCGGTCTGGCCAGTGACCTGCAACTGATCGGCCACAGCCAGTCTGTCTTGCGGCAAGCGGTTCTGGCTGATCTTGAACTTGCCTTCCAGCCGGCTCACGGCAATCTCCAGTCCCACGATGGCGCCCAGCATCTGCTGCAAGGCATCGGGTGCGGCGTCGGCCATCTTCCAGGCGGGGTAGGCTTGGGGGGATTGCTGTTGCACCAGGGCCTCGTGGTGCTGTGTCAGCCGCCCCACCACGGCGCGCAAAAATTTCTCGTCATCGTGCACCGTCAGCTGGCCGTGAGCGTGGACCACGCGGTAGTTCCAGGTGGGCACCAGCCGATGCTGTTCATGCTTGCTGGGATACCAGTTGGGCGAGACATAGGCTTGCTCGGCGCGAAACACCACCAGCACCGGGCCACCGCCCGAAAGCTGCTGCCACAACGGGTTGGCCCGGGCCACATGGGCTTGCAAATAGGTCTGGCCCTGGGCGTCCACGCGTAGCCAGAAAGGCAGGTGGTGGGCGTCGAGCTGCCCCTCGGTCTGCAGCACCAGCATGCCCAGCGGGTGTTGCTGGATCAAGGCTTGCAGCGGTGCTGCATCGTCTACGGCGAAATGGGGTGGGTTGTACATGGCAATGGCAGTAAGAGCGTGTTCATGATCTCCTCGCGGCGCGCCTGCGTAGAGATCGTGGGCATGCTCTAAGCGAGTGGAAGGCCTGTGCTTTATATACTGCACCCGCTTCCGGTTCTGTGCCGGGGTGTTGCCCGCCATGCCGGAGGCAGCCATAACGACAAGATTCAAGCCGCAAGGGGAGGGGCGTCCTATGCCCATGGCAGCGTTTTTCATGGCCGCAGGCCCAGGCGCGTCAAAGCCTGGGCGGCACGGGCCGCCGCATGTCTAAGGCCCCATTCCCTGGGGTGGGCAGCTCCGAAATCCTGCTGGCCCTGGTCCAGCCTTTGCTGGCCGTCGTGGTGGCCTGTCTGTTCCTCGCGCTGGCGCGGCTGGGCGGGAGGCTGCGTTACTTTGACTGCTTCGGGGCGGCCTTTGTGCTCTATGCCCTGGGCAGCGCCATGCAGGTGGCCCGGGTGCCGGAGCAGGTGGTGCTCAACGTGCTGGCCAGTGGTCTGGCTTATTCAGGGGCTGCGGTGTGCTTTGCCCAAGGGCTGGCGCAGATTGCCGGGCGCAGTGTGTGGCGCTCGACCACCTGGCTCATGGCGGCCGCGCTGCTGGTGCGTGCCTGGTTTGTGGTGGTGGATGACCAGGTCACTCTGCGCCTGTGGACGCTGCAGCTTTCGGTCACCGCCGTGCTGGCACTGGGGACCTGGCAAACCCGTGCGCTGTGGCAAGGGGGCAAGGCGGAGCGGTTTTTCTTTGTGGTGCTGGTGGGCTTTACCGCCAGTTTTGTGCCGCGCACCTTGCTGACGCTGCCGGAGCAGACCGCGACCTTGGTGGGATATGACCGATCCCCTTATTGGCTGGGTGTGCAGATTTGCTTTTATGTCTTTGGCCTGCTGTTCACATTGGCATTGCTGGTGCTGACCGCCTCCCGCCTGCTGGGAGAAGCGCGCGAGCACAGTCTGCGCGACCCGCTGACCCGGTTGCACAACCGGCGCGGTCTGGAGAGCCATCTGCTGCCCTCGGGCGCTTTCAGCCTGATCTTGCTGGATATCGATCATTTCAAGCGCATCAATGACCGCTGGGGCCATCGCCAGGGCGACAAGGTGCTGGCGGAGCTGGCTTGCATCCTGCAGCAGCATATGCGGCCCAGCGATGTGGTGGCGCGCTTGGGGGGCGAGGAATTTGCGCTGTATTTGCCCGGTGCGCCCCAGCCCCTGGCCGAGCAGGTCGCCGAACGCTTGCGCCAGACCATTGCCCTGCATGCGTTTTCTGACCAGATGGCCTGCACCTGCAGCTTTGGTGTGGCCGGCTTCGATACGCAAGTGCCTTTTGATGCGGCCTATGGCGAGGCGGATCAGCGCCTCTACCAGGCCAAGGCCCAGGGGCGCAACTGTGTGGTAGCGGGCTGAAGCGCCAGGCGCTGCACGCAGAAACGGTTTTTGACCTGGAGCAAGCCGCTGCTGTGGCGTAGTGAATTTCCCTGTGCAAATGCTGCGCTTTTTCTATGATGGCAGGCAATAACCGGAGGGAGAAACAATGCAAAGCATTCAGATTGTGGTGATTGGCGCTGGCGAAACCGGCACCCCGCTGCTGCGGCAGCTGCTTGATGCACCCTTTGTGCAACTGCGCGGCGTGGCCGACCTAGACCTCAACCAGCCCGGCATTGCACTGGCGCGTGAGCGCGGCGTGCATGTCACCACCAACTTCATGGAGCTGGTGGACCACACGGTGGACATCGTTATCGATGTCTCCGGCTCGCACCTGGTGCGCGAGGTGCTGCGCAGCAATATGGTGGACACCGACAACACCCACACGCTGATCGTGCACGAGGCCATTGCCCTGTTGATGCTGTCGCTGTCTGCGGGCCGTTTGGTACACAGCAAGCACGGGACGCTGGAGTATATGTAGCCCGGGCTGGCGTAGCATGCGCTCATGTTTGGATAGCTGCCTGCGCAATGGTGGTGGGCTTTCGGGGTGGGGAAAGCTGAAATCTTGCTCCCCGACTCACGCGCTTTCCACTGCATCACCATGAAAAAAGGCTGCCCCATGGCAGCCTTTGTCGCAGTGCAGCGGGTGCTTATTTGCCCCAGCTGTCCTTCAAGCCCGTGATCTTGTTGAAGACCGGATGGGCCGCGCTGTGGTCCTTGCGGTCGGCCACAAAGTAGCCAAAGCGCTCGAACTGGAACTTGTCGTCCGCCTGGGCAGCCTGGAGCGAGGGCTCCACATAGGCCGTCACCACTTTCAGGCTGTCCGGGTTCATCAGGGCCAGATAGTCCTTGCCGCCGGCGTCGGGCTGGGCATCGGTGAAGAGGCGGTCATACAGGCGCACCTCGGCCTGCAGGCCGTCGGCCACACCCACCCAGGTGATGGCGGCCTTGACCTTGACGGCATCCGCTCCGGGCGTGCCGCTCTTGGTGTCGGGCACCACGGTGGCCAGCACCTTGGTCACATGGCCGTCGGCATCTTTTTCGCAGCCCGTGCACTCGATCACATAGCCGCCCTTGAGGCGCACCTTGTTGCCGGGGAACAAACGCTTGTAGCCCTTGGGCGGCACTTCGGCAAAGTCCTCGCGCTCGATCCAGACCTCGCGGCCCAGGGTGAAGCGGCGCTCGGGAGCGGACTCGCCTTCCCCATGGTGGGGCAGGGCGGGCAGGCTGCAGGCTTCCAGGTGGTCGGCATTGCCAAACACCTCGGCCCAGTTGCTCAGCTCCAGCTTCACGGGGTCCAGCACCACCATGGCGCGGTGGGCCTGGTTTTCCAGGTCTTCGCGCAGACAGCCTTCCAGCGTGGCGTAGTCGATCCAGCTGTAGTCCTTGGTCACGCCGATGCGGTCGCAGAAATTGCGGATGGAGGCCGGTGTGAAGCCACGGCGGCGCAGGCCGAAGATGGTGGGCATGCGCGGGTCGTCCCAGCCGGAGAGCAGGCCGCTGTCCACCAGGTGCTTGAGCTTGCGCTTGCTAGTGACCACATAGGTCAGGTTCAGGCGCGAGAACTCGTACTGGCGTGGCTGGGGCGCACCAATCAGGCCGCCTTCGCGCAAATGGTCCAGCAGCCAGTCGTAGAAGGGGCGCTGGTCTTCGAATTCCAGCGTGCAGATGCTGTGGGTGATGTGCTCCAGCGCGTCCTCGATGGGATGGGCGAAGGTGTACATGGGGTAGATGCACCACTGGTTGCCGGTGTTGTGGTGCTCGGCATGGCGCACGCGGTAGATGGCCGGATCGCGCAGATTGATATTGGGCGCAGCCATATCGATCTTGGCGCGCAGAACGGCGGCGCCGTCTTCCAGCTTGCCGGCCTTCATGTCGGCAAAGCGTTGCAGGTTTTCGGCCACGGAGCGGTCGCGGAAGGGGCTGTTCACGCCGGGGCGGCCAAAGTCACCGCGGTTGGCCTTCATGTCCTCGGCCGACTGCTCGTCCACATAGGCCACGCCCTGCTCGATCAGGTAGACCGCGGCGCGGTACATGAAGTCGAAGTAGTTGCTGGCGAAGTACAGGTTCTCGTGCCCGTCGGCATCTTTCCAGTCAAAGCCCAGCCAGTGCACGGCATCGATGATGGCGTCCACATATTCCTGGTCTTCCTTGACGGGGTTGGTGTCGTCAAAGCGCAGATGGCAGGTGCCGCCAAAGTCGCGTGCCAGACCGAAGTTCACGCAGATGGACTTGGCATGGCCCACGTGCAGATAGCCATTGGGCTCGGGCGGAAAGCGGGTGCGGATCTTGGCCTCATCCACCTGGCCTTGCTGGTGGTGTTGGGCATCGCCGGGCTGGCCACCCCAGCGGCGCTGGGCGTGGGTGCCTTTTTCCAGGTCGGCTTCGATGATCTGGCGCAGGAAGTTGGTGGGCTTGACGGCTTCCGGCGCGTTGTTATTGGTGTTGGCAGGGGTGCTCATAGGGGAAGGATTGTAGGCGGGCGGCTATGGCCTTGCCGTGGCGCCTTTGCCGCAGCGGGGCTGGGCGCTTTTTAAAAGAGCGTGTTCACGATCTCTACGCAGGCGCGTTGGAGCGCAATCGGGATGAGTTCGAGCCGATGGGGCGCAGCTTGCACCGGGGTGCAAGCAAGCGCCAGCGCGAAGAAATCGCCCGATTTCGCTCCAACCCTTCGGGCCAGTGGCTTTGCGGGCGGTCTACTGCGTTGCGAATCCTCGCAATAGCGCGGCTATTGCTGCGGTATCGCGCCTTGTATCCCATCCCGCAAAGACACTGGCGTGCCGCGAGGAGATCGTGAACACGCTCTAAAGTCAAGAAACGTTAAGAAACAAAACTATCAAGAGTGATGACATCCAAATACAAGGCTGCCGCGTTGAATGCTCAAGTGAACGGCGCGGCCTCCTGGCCCAGCGCCGGCCTCCACCGTACTACAACGAGGAGATCGTATTTATGTGGAAGAACCCCATTCCTGCTTTGCTCGTTGCCGCAGCAGCTTTGACCAGCGCCATTGGCACGGCATCTGCCGGCAATGTGACCTGGTCGGTCGGCATCCAGGCCGGCCCACCGGTGGTGTACGGCCCGCCCCCGGTCTATATGGCACCGCAGCCGGTGTACGTGG comes from Comamonas sp. GB3 AK4-5 and encodes:
- a CDS encoding glutamine--tRNA ligase/YqeY domain fusion protein: MSTPANTNNNAPEAVKPTNFLRQIIEADLEKGTHAQRRWGGQPGDAQHHQQGQVDEAKIRTRFPPEPNGYLHVGHAKSICVNFGLARDFGGTCHLRFDDTNPVKEDQEYVDAIIDAVHWLGFDWKDADGHENLYFASNYFDFMYRAAVYLIEQGVAYVDEQSAEDMKANRGDFGRPGVNSPFRDRSVAENLQRFADMKAGKLEDGAAVLRAKIDMAAPNINLRDPAIYRVRHAEHHNTGNQWCIYPMYTFAHPIEDALEHITHSICTLEFEDQRPFYDWLLDHLREGGLIGAPQPRQYEFSRLNLTYVVTSKRKLKHLVDSGLLSGWDDPRMPTIFGLRRRGFTPASIRNFCDRIGVTKDYSWIDYATLEGCLREDLENQAHRAMVVLDPVKLELSNWAEVFGNADHLEACSLPALPHHGEGESAPERRFTLGREVWIEREDFAEVPPKGYKRLFPGNKVRLKGGYVIECTGCEKDADGHVTKVLATVVPDTKSGTPGADAVKVKAAITWVGVADGLQAEVRLYDRLFTDAQPDAGGKDYLALMNPDSLKVVTAYVEPSLQAAQADDKFQFERFGYFVADRKDHSAAHPVFNKITGLKDSWGK
- a CDS encoding diguanylate cyclase domain-containing protein — translated: MSKAPFPGVGSSEILLALVQPLLAVVVACLFLALARLGGRLRYFDCFGAAFVLYALGSAMQVARVPEQVVLNVLASGLAYSGAAVCFAQGLAQIAGRSVWRSTTWLMAAALLVRAWFVVVDDQVTLRLWTLQLSVTAVLALGTWQTRALWQGGKAERFFFVVLVGFTASFVPRTLLTLPEQTATLVGYDRSPYWLGVQICFYVFGLLFTLALLVLTASRLLGEAREHSLRDPLTRLHNRRGLESHLLPSGAFSLILLDIDHFKRINDRWGHRQGDKVLAELACILQQHMRPSDVVARLGGEEFALYLPGAPQPLAEQVAERLRQTIALHAFSDQMACTCSFGVAGFDTQVPFDAAYGEADQRLYQAKAQGRNCVVAG
- a CDS encoding FMN-binding negative transcriptional regulator; its protein translation is MYNPPHFAVDDAAPLQALIQQHPLGMLVLQTEGQLDAHHLPFWLRVDAQGQTYLQAHVARANPLWQQLSGGGPVLVVFRAEQAYVSPNWYPSKHEQHRLVPTWNYRVVHAHGQLTVHDDEKFLRAVVGRLTQHHEALVQQQSPQAYPAWKMADAAPDALQQMLGAIVGLEIAVSRLEGKFKISQNRLPQDRLAVADQLQVTGQTALAQHMRDA
- a CDS encoding oxidoreductase, translated to MQSIQIVVIGAGETGTPLLRQLLDAPFVQLRGVADLDLNQPGIALARERGVHVTTNFMELVDHTVDIVIDVSGSHLVREVLRSNMVDTDNTHTLIVHEAIALLMLSLSAGRLVHSKHGTLEYM
- a CDS encoding acyltransferase family protein — its product is MSSRNTWLDQVKGLACLLIICHHLAFYGPMSDVVKPMATGLMDWLFEYARMAVQVFLVLGGYLAAAGLAPQGLTRHSQLLSLLGKRFVRLVLPFAAALALTMLVTELVRNMGFEHASMSAPPTWSQLLAHLFLLQGVGGWESLSAGVWYVAIDFQLYALTALWIWTCHRLLRAPQAARNGQPLPTGWHRFPLTLVQLGVLVLTLVSLWDWNRDSELDNWAIYFFGTYGLGMMAWWAAHSVHPMGRWWWAAGMMLLGAVALWVEWRTRIALALVTALVLALAGSVRWPARVRSLNCAPLQQLGQMSYSVFLIHFCTSLLVNAVWHMLWPDSVVLNAVGLLLAVLLSVAAGHLLYQGVESRSANWQELLRWQAGTMGVGAAVALNLI